A genomic window from Triticum urartu cultivar G1812 chromosome 7, Tu2.1, whole genome shotgun sequence includes:
- the LOC125523817 gene encoding uncharacterized protein LOC125523817 isoform X3, whose translation MSQLSLVCRGALLSHRSFECDYHEHGMEGRELLPFPRLASYSDMMLKLQIKKHAARNGVDAGFEAADVPRSSAFNVASASPAQAQAWTTPSPSVHDATPGFGVAHEPAISQEVLDAMKEAMQHRLKQREDEFLKMVEETQAKVFEEIRNKVDAKRHRDLEDTLGDFMGRVKKQAPMAAAFPNMSKTSHRPRTMTVVAQDLAETSREAARSLMSVVVANKETRVQPAESHGLAAATRGVQGPHLNACPGVLVGLLGKETAVQEPVDEPEDKPMIVDRKGKGPAIDVVYRRCSRQTTMHEVLGVAGSSSRDHVHVHHPVVASVDTDMTEVVPDALQMQNDGLAGIATTTPIGNRRLALPGNGEQTNPVPLAVVPALPPARDYGYSPFELDLQHFFYPNQVCLDLYESVELLSRASELSRTWFEHHTPTVLQIDGHKMKYQFSLHGEMMYNGLDAWVRGWNDRERSMMQRVDIPNWRGLLPHDDVLRIENIDTDNARVVLIAMLSTPKLGFPLCMCRLLLFPLWLANDWSLYAFDMELTRVTVMDPLYTQVGSPVYKRKHGATVRMLLKGLKILGTILFGGWEMDISKWTVRYNIDMHIACGSGESPGYIAHYADNFNAYELEEAVPEVGLPLRRKRMLYETIACSGNTAPHPGFMEEVEVEE comes from the exons ATGAGCCAGCTCAGCTTAGTCTGCAGGGGTGCCTTGTTGTCCCACAG ATCATTTGAATGCGATTATCATGAGCACGGGATGGAGGGACGCGAGCTGCTGCCATTCCCTCGGCTAGCATCGTACTCGGATATGATGTTGAAACTGCAGATCAAAAAGCATGCAGCAAGGAATGGTGTGGATGCTGGGTTTGAG GCTGCGGATGTTCCCAGATCGTCGGCATTTAATGTTGCTTCTGCTAGCCCGGCTCAAGCCCAAGCCTGGACCACGCCGAGTCCTAGTGTGCATGACGCTACCCCTGGATTTGGTGTGGCCCATGAGCCAGCGATAAGTCAAGAG GTTCTTGACGCCATGAAGGAAGCAATGCAACATCGCCTGAAGCAACGTGAGGATGAATTCCTCAAGATGGTTGAGGAGACACAGGCCAAAGTGTTTGAAGAAATCAGGAACAAGGTGGATGCTAAACGGCACAGAGACCTCGAGGACACTCTTGGTGATTTCATGGGGCGTGTGAAGAAACAAGCTCCAATGGCGGCAGCATTTCCTAACATGAGCAAGACCTCGCATCGTCCCAGGACGATGACAG TTGTTGCCCAAGATCTGGCTGAAACTTCACGCGAAGCTGCGAGGTCTCTGATGTCAGTGGTTGTTGCTAACAAGGAGACACGTGTCCAACCAG CAGAATCTCATGGTCTGGCTGCTGCAACCAGAGGGGTGCAAGGACCTCACCTGAATGCATGCCCTGGGGTGCTTGTGGGTTTGCTTGGCAAAG AAACTGCTGTCCAGGAGCCTGTTGATGAACCAGAGGACAAGCCTATGATTGTGGATCGCAAAGGCAAGGGGCCGGCTATTGACG TGGTCTACCGCAGGTGCAGTAGACAGACAACCATGCATGAGGTGCTTGGCGTGGCAGGTTCTTCCTCTAGAGATCATGTGCATGTCCATCATCCGGTGGTTGCGTCCGTAGACACTGATATGACTGAAG TTGTGCCGGATGCTTTGCAGATGCAAAATGATGGGCTTGCAGGAATTGCCACGACCACACCAATAGGGAACAGGAGGTTGGCACTGCCTGGTAATGGGGAACAAACCAACCCGGTCCCTCTTG CGGTTGTTCCTGCTTTGCCACCTGCACGTGATTACGGCTACTCTCCATTTGAGCTGGATCTACAACATTTTTTCTACCCTAACCAAGTATGCCTGGATTTGTACGAGAGCGTTGAACTTCTCAGTCGGGCTTCTGAGCTCAGCAG GACTTGGTTCGAGCATCACACCCCCACGGTGCTACAGATAGATGGGCATAAGATGAAGTACCAATTCAGTTTGCATGGTGAGATGATGTACAATGGCCTTGACGCCTGGGTGCGTGGTTGGAACGACAGGGAGAGGAGCATGATGCAGAGAGTTGATATCCCAAACTGGAGAGGATTGCTACCACATGATGATGTG CTCCGCATTGAAAATATTGATACTGACAACGCCCGTGTTGTGCTCATTGCGATGCTTTCGACGCCCAAGCTTGGTTTCCCACTCTGCATGTGTCGTCTG CTCTTGTTCCCTCTGTGGCTTGCTAACGACTGGTCCCTATACGCCTTCGACATGGAGCTGACCAGGGTCACGGTGATGGACCCATTGTACACGCAGGTGGGGTCACCAGTGTACAAGAGGAAGCACGGGGCGACCGTGCGCATGCTGCTTAAAGGGCTCAAAATCCTGGGGACCATCCTGTTTGGCGGTTGGGAGATGGATATCTCCAAATGGACTGTTCGGTACAACATTGATATGCACATAGCTTGTGGTAG CGGTGAATCGCCTGGCTACATTGCGCACTATGCGGACAACTTCAATGCTTACGAGCTGGAGGAAGCCGTTCCTGAA GTTGGTCTTCCCCTGCGTCGGAAAAGGATGCTCTATGAGACAATTGCCTGCTCGGGTAACACTGCTCCTCACCCAGGATTCATGGAGGAAGTGGAGGTGGAGGAGTAG
- the LOC125523817 gene encoding uncharacterized protein LOC125523817 isoform X1, with amino-acid sequence MSQLSLVCRGALLSHRSFECDYHEHGMEGRELLPFPRLASYSDMMLKLQIKKHAARNGVDAGFEAADVPRSSAFNVASASPAQAQAWTTPSPSVHDATPGFGVAHEPAISQEVLDAMKEAMQHRLKQREDEFLKMVEETQAKVFEEIRNKVDAKRHRDLEDTLGDFMGRVKKQAPMAAAFPNMSKTSHRPRTMTVVAQDLAETSREAARSLMSVVVANKETRVQPAESHGLAAATRGVQGPHLNACPGVLVGLLGKETAVQEPVDEPEDKPMIVDRKGKGPAIDVVYRRCSRQTTMHEVLGVAGSSSRDHVHVHHPVVASVDTDMTEAVVPDALQMQNDGLAGIATTTPIGNRRLALPGNGEQTNPVPLAVVPALPPARDYGYSPFELDLQHFFYPNQVCLDLYESVELLSRASELSRTWFEHHTPTVLQIDGHKMKYQFSLHGEMMYNGLDAWVRGWNDRERSMMQRVDIPNWRGLLPHDDVLRIENIDTDNARVVLIAMLSTPKLGFPLCMCRLLLFPLWLANDWSLYAFDMELTRVTVMDPLYTQVGSPVYKRKHGATVRMLLKGLKILGTILFGGWEMDISKWTVRYNIDMHIACGSGESPGYIAHYADNFNAYELEEAVPEVGLPLRRKRMLYETIACSGNTAPHPGFMEEVEVEE; translated from the exons ATGAGCCAGCTCAGCTTAGTCTGCAGGGGTGCCTTGTTGTCCCACAG ATCATTTGAATGCGATTATCATGAGCACGGGATGGAGGGACGCGAGCTGCTGCCATTCCCTCGGCTAGCATCGTACTCGGATATGATGTTGAAACTGCAGATCAAAAAGCATGCAGCAAGGAATGGTGTGGATGCTGGGTTTGAG GCTGCGGATGTTCCCAGATCGTCGGCATTTAATGTTGCTTCTGCTAGCCCGGCTCAAGCCCAAGCCTGGACCACGCCGAGTCCTAGTGTGCATGACGCTACCCCTGGATTTGGTGTGGCCCATGAGCCAGCGATAAGTCAAGAG GTTCTTGACGCCATGAAGGAAGCAATGCAACATCGCCTGAAGCAACGTGAGGATGAATTCCTCAAGATGGTTGAGGAGACACAGGCCAAAGTGTTTGAAGAAATCAGGAACAAGGTGGATGCTAAACGGCACAGAGACCTCGAGGACACTCTTGGTGATTTCATGGGGCGTGTGAAGAAACAAGCTCCAATGGCGGCAGCATTTCCTAACATGAGCAAGACCTCGCATCGTCCCAGGACGATGACAG TTGTTGCCCAAGATCTGGCTGAAACTTCACGCGAAGCTGCGAGGTCTCTGATGTCAGTGGTTGTTGCTAACAAGGAGACACGTGTCCAACCAG CAGAATCTCATGGTCTGGCTGCTGCAACCAGAGGGGTGCAAGGACCTCACCTGAATGCATGCCCTGGGGTGCTTGTGGGTTTGCTTGGCAAAG AAACTGCTGTCCAGGAGCCTGTTGATGAACCAGAGGACAAGCCTATGATTGTGGATCGCAAAGGCAAGGGGCCGGCTATTGACG TGGTCTACCGCAGGTGCAGTAGACAGACAACCATGCATGAGGTGCTTGGCGTGGCAGGTTCTTCCTCTAGAGATCATGTGCATGTCCATCATCCGGTGGTTGCGTCCGTAGACACTGATATGACTGAAG CAGTTGTGCCGGATGCTTTGCAGATGCAAAATGATGGGCTTGCAGGAATTGCCACGACCACACCAATAGGGAACAGGAGGTTGGCACTGCCTGGTAATGGGGAACAAACCAACCCGGTCCCTCTTG CGGTTGTTCCTGCTTTGCCACCTGCACGTGATTACGGCTACTCTCCATTTGAGCTGGATCTACAACATTTTTTCTACCCTAACCAAGTATGCCTGGATTTGTACGAGAGCGTTGAACTTCTCAGTCGGGCTTCTGAGCTCAGCAG GACTTGGTTCGAGCATCACACCCCCACGGTGCTACAGATAGATGGGCATAAGATGAAGTACCAATTCAGTTTGCATGGTGAGATGATGTACAATGGCCTTGACGCCTGGGTGCGTGGTTGGAACGACAGGGAGAGGAGCATGATGCAGAGAGTTGATATCCCAAACTGGAGAGGATTGCTACCACATGATGATGTG CTCCGCATTGAAAATATTGATACTGACAACGCCCGTGTTGTGCTCATTGCGATGCTTTCGACGCCCAAGCTTGGTTTCCCACTCTGCATGTGTCGTCTG CTCTTGTTCCCTCTGTGGCTTGCTAACGACTGGTCCCTATACGCCTTCGACATGGAGCTGACCAGGGTCACGGTGATGGACCCATTGTACACGCAGGTGGGGTCACCAGTGTACAAGAGGAAGCACGGGGCGACCGTGCGCATGCTGCTTAAAGGGCTCAAAATCCTGGGGACCATCCTGTTTGGCGGTTGGGAGATGGATATCTCCAAATGGACTGTTCGGTACAACATTGATATGCACATAGCTTGTGGTAG CGGTGAATCGCCTGGCTACATTGCGCACTATGCGGACAACTTCAATGCTTACGAGCTGGAGGAAGCCGTTCCTGAA GTTGGTCTTCCCCTGCGTCGGAAAAGGATGCTCTATGAGACAATTGCCTGCTCGGGTAACACTGCTCCTCACCCAGGATTCATGGAGGAAGTGGAGGTGGAGGAGTAG
- the LOC125523817 gene encoding uncharacterized protein LOC125523817 isoform X2 — translation MSQLSLVCRGALLSHRSFECDYHEHGMEGRELLPFPRLASYSDMMLKLQIKKHAARNGVDAGFEAADVPRSSAFNVASASPAQAQAWTTPSPSVHDATPGFGVAHEPAISQEVLDAMKEAMQHRLKQREDEFLKMVEETQAKVFEEIRNKVDAKRHRDLEDTLGDFMGRVKKQAPMAAAFPNMSKTSHRPRTMTVVAQDLAETSREAARSLMSVVVANKETRVQPESHGLAAATRGVQGPHLNACPGVLVGLLGKETAVQEPVDEPEDKPMIVDRKGKGPAIDVVYRRCSRQTTMHEVLGVAGSSSRDHVHVHHPVVASVDTDMTEAVVPDALQMQNDGLAGIATTTPIGNRRLALPGNGEQTNPVPLAVVPALPPARDYGYSPFELDLQHFFYPNQVCLDLYESVELLSRASELSRTWFEHHTPTVLQIDGHKMKYQFSLHGEMMYNGLDAWVRGWNDRERSMMQRVDIPNWRGLLPHDDVLRIENIDTDNARVVLIAMLSTPKLGFPLCMCRLLLFPLWLANDWSLYAFDMELTRVTVMDPLYTQVGSPVYKRKHGATVRMLLKGLKILGTILFGGWEMDISKWTVRYNIDMHIACGSGESPGYIAHYADNFNAYELEEAVPEVGLPLRRKRMLYETIACSGNTAPHPGFMEEVEVEE, via the exons ATGAGCCAGCTCAGCTTAGTCTGCAGGGGTGCCTTGTTGTCCCACAG ATCATTTGAATGCGATTATCATGAGCACGGGATGGAGGGACGCGAGCTGCTGCCATTCCCTCGGCTAGCATCGTACTCGGATATGATGTTGAAACTGCAGATCAAAAAGCATGCAGCAAGGAATGGTGTGGATGCTGGGTTTGAG GCTGCGGATGTTCCCAGATCGTCGGCATTTAATGTTGCTTCTGCTAGCCCGGCTCAAGCCCAAGCCTGGACCACGCCGAGTCCTAGTGTGCATGACGCTACCCCTGGATTTGGTGTGGCCCATGAGCCAGCGATAAGTCAAGAG GTTCTTGACGCCATGAAGGAAGCAATGCAACATCGCCTGAAGCAACGTGAGGATGAATTCCTCAAGATGGTTGAGGAGACACAGGCCAAAGTGTTTGAAGAAATCAGGAACAAGGTGGATGCTAAACGGCACAGAGACCTCGAGGACACTCTTGGTGATTTCATGGGGCGTGTGAAGAAACAAGCTCCAATGGCGGCAGCATTTCCTAACATGAGCAAGACCTCGCATCGTCCCAGGACGATGACAG TTGTTGCCCAAGATCTGGCTGAAACTTCACGCGAAGCTGCGAGGTCTCTGATGTCAGTGGTTGTTGCTAACAAGGAGACACGTGTCCAACCAG AATCTCATGGTCTGGCTGCTGCAACCAGAGGGGTGCAAGGACCTCACCTGAATGCATGCCCTGGGGTGCTTGTGGGTTTGCTTGGCAAAG AAACTGCTGTCCAGGAGCCTGTTGATGAACCAGAGGACAAGCCTATGATTGTGGATCGCAAAGGCAAGGGGCCGGCTATTGACG TGGTCTACCGCAGGTGCAGTAGACAGACAACCATGCATGAGGTGCTTGGCGTGGCAGGTTCTTCCTCTAGAGATCATGTGCATGTCCATCATCCGGTGGTTGCGTCCGTAGACACTGATATGACTGAAG CAGTTGTGCCGGATGCTTTGCAGATGCAAAATGATGGGCTTGCAGGAATTGCCACGACCACACCAATAGGGAACAGGAGGTTGGCACTGCCTGGTAATGGGGAACAAACCAACCCGGTCCCTCTTG CGGTTGTTCCTGCTTTGCCACCTGCACGTGATTACGGCTACTCTCCATTTGAGCTGGATCTACAACATTTTTTCTACCCTAACCAAGTATGCCTGGATTTGTACGAGAGCGTTGAACTTCTCAGTCGGGCTTCTGAGCTCAGCAG GACTTGGTTCGAGCATCACACCCCCACGGTGCTACAGATAGATGGGCATAAGATGAAGTACCAATTCAGTTTGCATGGTGAGATGATGTACAATGGCCTTGACGCCTGGGTGCGTGGTTGGAACGACAGGGAGAGGAGCATGATGCAGAGAGTTGATATCCCAAACTGGAGAGGATTGCTACCACATGATGATGTG CTCCGCATTGAAAATATTGATACTGACAACGCCCGTGTTGTGCTCATTGCGATGCTTTCGACGCCCAAGCTTGGTTTCCCACTCTGCATGTGTCGTCTG CTCTTGTTCCCTCTGTGGCTTGCTAACGACTGGTCCCTATACGCCTTCGACATGGAGCTGACCAGGGTCACGGTGATGGACCCATTGTACACGCAGGTGGGGTCACCAGTGTACAAGAGGAAGCACGGGGCGACCGTGCGCATGCTGCTTAAAGGGCTCAAAATCCTGGGGACCATCCTGTTTGGCGGTTGGGAGATGGATATCTCCAAATGGACTGTTCGGTACAACATTGATATGCACATAGCTTGTGGTAG CGGTGAATCGCCTGGCTACATTGCGCACTATGCGGACAACTTCAATGCTTACGAGCTGGAGGAAGCCGTTCCTGAA GTTGGTCTTCCCCTGCGTCGGAAAAGGATGCTCTATGAGACAATTGCCTGCTCGGGTAACACTGCTCCTCACCCAGGATTCATGGAGGAAGTGGAGGTGGAGGAGTAG
- the LOC125519319 gene encoding uncharacterized protein LOC125519319, with translation MSQLSLVCRGALLSHRSFECDYHEHGMEGRELLPFPRLASYSDMMLKLQIKKHAARNGVDAGFEAADVPRSSAFNVASASPAQAQAWTTPSPSVHDATPGFGVAHEPAISQEVLDAMKEAMQHRLKQREDEFLKMVEETQAKVFEEIRNKVDAKRHRDLEDTLGDFMGRVKKQAPMAAAFPNMSKTSHRPRTMTGQ, from the exons ATGAGCCAGCTCAGCTTAGTCTGCAGGGGTGCCTTGTTGTCCCACAG ATCATTTGAATGCGATTATCATGAGCACGGGATGGAGGGACGCGAGCTGCTGCCATTCCCTCGGCTAGCATCGTACTCGGATATGATGTTGAAACTGCAGATCAAAAAGCATGCAGCAAGGAATGGTGTGGATGCTGGGTTTGAG GCTGCGGATGTTCCCAGATCGTCGGCATTTAATGTTGCTTCTGCTAGCCCGGCTCAAGCCCAAGCCTGGACCACGCCGAGTCCTAGTGTGCATGACGCTACCCCTGGATTTGGTGTGGCCCATGAGCCAGCGATAAGTCAAGAG GTTCTTGACGCCATGAAGGAAGCAATGCAACATCGCCTGAAGCAACGTGAGGATGAATTCCTCAAGATGGTTGAGGAGACACAGGCCAAAGTGTTTGAAGAAATCAGGAACAAGGTGGATGCTAAACGGCACAGAGACCTCGAGGACACTCTTGGTGATTTCATGGGGCGTGTGAAGAAACAAGCTCCAATGGCGGCAGCATTTCCTAACATGAGCAAGACCTCGCATCGTCCCAGGACGATGACAG GTCAATGA